The Anabaena sp. PCC 7108 region GGTTGGAAATTGAACGTGTCAAACGCTTTGGTAAAATATTAAGAAAGCTCTCTAGCAGAAATTTTAGACCTAAAATTAAGTCTTGATCATGATATGGAGTACCTCCATAGACAATAGCTCCCCTACGATAGTCAATAAGCGAAAAACCAGTTTCACCTAGCGTTTGATCCCACTCAGTATCTGTACGACAAGAAATATGCCCATATATAGGAACTTCTTTACCATTAATTAAGAATTTTGTGGGATTATCTCTCAAATCATTTTGTAAGGCTTTAGTCTTAGAACGTGCATTTGAAAGCCAATAACTCTTTTGAAAGATGTTAGGTTCGTTTGGAGTTGTCAATATGAAATAGCCTCCTGTTTTGATGACTCTACGTAGTTCCTTTAAGAAGCCCGTAGGATTAAGGATATGTTCAATAACTTCTGAGCAATACAATAGGTCAACAGAGCCGTCGTCTAGGGGTAAACTATTAGTAATATCAACGGTCTTAAAGTCAATATTATCAGCATTGAAGTATTCTTTTCTCAAATTACAAATCCTATAGCTGGCAGGACTGCCTTCTAGCCCCAAGTAGTGGTATTTGACTGAGTAATTATCAAATAGCTGCTTGATGAGAAAAATATCTAATCCATCTCCACAACCAACGTCAACAAAGTTATGACTTGGTGTATCTTTGTTTATGGAGGACAATAATTGAATGTTCTTACTAATCAGGTCAGCAACTTCTTTGCGCTTGCGATACCAAAAGTAATTACCTGATGGAGTTCCTGTCTGTAAGTTTGCTTCATACTGAAACTTAACCTCCAGTATTTGAGCAATAATTTTGTTAACTTCGCTATAGCTCATAGACGTTTTATCCATAGGGTGAACGGAATTGTCAAGTTCATACTTTACCAAATGTCTATGAGCTTACCTTGCCAGACTGGCAATAAAAGTTGCCAGTATTAGACCGACTAAACCTACCTCCCCATATTGATCAAGTATGGGTTCGGTTTCTGCCCCAAGTAAGCGCTTTATCAAAACAATTTTTTAAGAGGTTAAGGTATTCAAATAATTAAACCTTAGTCAGTAGTAACAATAAATTTTGATTTTCTAATCATCAAATTTCCGCAACTATGGAAACAATAAAAGTCATCTAAAAATGACTAAATAGCCTCAACAATACTCAGTATGCTTTAATAAACTTTAACTATTAGCCGGGAAATTCATTTTTGGGCAGATGCCAGCGACTTTGAAGCGATCGCATGGATTTCTGTATGCTATAATATTATACCTTATACTTAATTTTGCCAACAAGACTTGAAACCCTGATTTGGAATAGGTTCTAGCTTTATTCAGCCAGCCCTACGTATTTTCGTTTTTTCGCCTTAACCGAGGGGTATTGCAAAAGCATTACAGTCTTTGGGGATTTTAAAATCCCATATCTGAAATAGTTCCCTAAGTTTGACAACTCTGATAAGCTTTATGAAAAAAACTATTAAAAAATTAAAAAATTTAGTCATCATCCTCATGGTAATTGCTAGACCTATCTTTTGAGATAAATATAGTTTTTGAATAGTTTTTGAGATTTTTGTAAATCGTCGGGGAGTTGCGTAAATGAAGATACTAGTACTGAGTTGGGAATTTCCGCCCAGGATAGTGGGAGGTATTGCCCGTCATGTAGCAGAATTATATCCAGAACTGGTAAAACTAGGGCATGAAATTCACCTGATTACACCTGAAGTTACACAAGCATCGTTGTATGAGGTAGTTGAAGGAATTCATGTACATCGATTACCTGTGTCCCAAGGTAATGACTTTTTCCACTGGGTAGTTAATTTAAACGAAAGCATGGGACATCACGGTGGTAAGTTGATCATGGAAGAAGGCGGATTTGATATTATCCATGCCCATGATTGGTTAGTTGGAGATGCGGCAATCGCTCTCAAGCATACCTTTAAAATTCCCCTCATCGCTACTATCCATGCGACTGAATACGGGCGCTATAACGGTATTCACAATGAAACTCAACGCTACATTAACGATAAAGAAAATTCCTTGGCTTATAACGCTTGGCGTATTATTGTTTGTACCGAATATATGCGATTAGAAGTACAAAGAGTACTACATAGTCCTAGCAACAAAATTGATGTTATTTATAACGGTATTCGACCAGAAAAAAAACAACACCACGAAGATTTTCATGCCTTAGATTTTCGTCGCCAATTTGCCGATGATCATGAAAAAATCGTTTATTATTTGGGTCGCATGACCTATGAAAAAGGTGTACCCGTATTACTTAATGCTGCGCCTAAGGTACTTTGGGAAATGGGAGGTTACGTTAAATTTGTGATCGTTGGTGGTGGTAATACCGACCATTTAAAAAGCCAAGCTTGGGATTTAGGAATTTGGGACAAATGCTATTTTACAGGTTTTCTATCTGATGATTACTTAGATAAATTCCAAACCATAGCTGACTGTGCAGTTTTTCCTAGTCTTTATGAACCCTTTGGTATTGTTGCGTTAGAAAGTTTTGCTTCTAGAGTCCCTGTAGTAGTTTCAGATATAGGTGGTTTTCCTGAAGTAGTACAGCATACAAAAACGGGAATTACCACTTGCGTTAATAACTCCGATTCCCTAGCTTGGGGAATTTTGGAAGTCCTGAAAAATCCAGGTTATGGACAATGGTTGGTAGATAACGCTTATGAAGATTTAGAACGACGTTTTAGTTGGCCGAAATTAGCTAAACAAACAGCAGTGGTTTATGAGAGAGTGGTAAGAGAGCGATCGCTTCACTCACTACACCCAGCACAGTCATCACCAATTGATTGGTAATTAAACACCAAGGAAAACTGAGGTTTTCCCAGAGTATTGCAGAGAATTAATAATTACTCTCCATTTTTTAGCGTAAAAAAACACTACAAAGTCTGTACGCTGGGAATTTTACCCTTTCTAATGAGAGAGTTAGCAGTAATTGCTGTTTGCGCCAAAAGATTAATATGACAAAGGCATTCCCAAATATAGCAAAGCGTTGGAAGAATGCAAAAACTATGTTGTTGAAAATGGTAAACCACATCATCAACCATTTGACAGCAAACCTGAAGCGCTATTTCCGAGATATCACAACTGATGTCCGTCCTCCCGCAGCTAAAACAGGTTATAAGCTACCTCTGTTAGCTGGCCCTGTGCATAATTTGGGTGGAGGTGGTCCCGATGTCGATGACGCTATCCAGTGGATGATTAACACCGTTAGAGGAGGGAGTAATTCTGATCACAAAGTCAATGTTTTAGTGATTCGGGCTGCTGGTGACGATGATTACAATCAGCTAATTTATCGCATGAGAGGTGTCAATTATGTAGAAACTTTAATTATTAGCAATAGACAAGAAGCCAACAGAACCGATATTTTTGATAAAGTCAGAAATGCCGGTGTCATTTTCTTTGCGGGTGGTGATCAATGTGAATATATTCGCAACTGGAAAAACACGAAATTAGAAGTTGCTGTTAAGTCGGTTTACGATAAAGGTGGTGCTATTGGTGGCACAAGTGCAGGGGCAATGATTCAAAGTGAATATATTTATGATTCTTGCGCTTGTGAAGATAGTATTGAAAGTGCAGAAGTACTTGATGATCCCTATCGTAATGTTACCTTTACCTATAACTTTTTTCAGTGGAAGTATTTGCGAAAAACCATCATTGATACTCATTTCGATGAACGGAAAAGAATGGGTAGAATTATGGTTTTTATTGCCCGTCAAATTCAAGATGGTGTATCTGCAACTGCATTAGGTATAGCTATTAGTGAAGAAACTTCTTTACTGGTTGATAAATACGGTATTGCTAAAGTTATGGGCAGAGGTGCAGCATATTTTATTTTAGGAGATCATCCACCAGAAGTCTGTCAACCTGGAACTCCGCTGACTTTTCACGATTATAAAATTTGGAGAGTTCCTAGAGGTGAGACATTTGATTTAAACAAATTACCTTCAAAGGGTTATTATCTCAGGAGTGTGAAGCGGGGAAGGTTTGACTCAGATCCTTATTAATTCAGAGGGAACAGGAAGCAACTCTTAACAGGAAAAACTCATGTTTAAAAACATGAGATTGAAATAATGACACTGTTTTTTTGGTGCTACGCATCTCAAAAAACATCCTTTTTTTGACTGAGCTTTAAACTCAGAACTAAAGTTTCTTATCTGTTCCCTGTTAAGAGTTCCCTGTTCCCTTTTTTTTGTAATTTGGTGAGAAGAATTCAATAGACATCTTCGGAAAAAATTGTAGAGCCGAGAATCCCTACCCATGCAATGTTTCTACAAGGGTTAGAAGAAACACATATTTAATTTTTATCCAGATATCTAATCTATATGAATAACTATAAATTGTGTGGTCTGTTATTTCCTAATGCAGCTTTAAAAATTCCATATCTGTTGTGCTGTGCGACAACATACCCTACATTTCAAAGCTTCTTAAATAGGGAAGAATATATTTTTGTCCCCGTTCAATGTAGTAAGGAGAAAAGAGAGTTTCATAATCTTGTTTTACTAGTGTCATAGCTCGCTGCATACGTTCATGCCCATAGACAATAAACTGGGCTGTTGATGCTGCATAGTATTCACGCTCTGACTCTTTAATATTTTTCTTAAAAGCATCTTGGTAAAGCGATCTTCCTGCTTGAATAAATGCTTTTTGTTCCTCGTCAAATTCAATTTGACCCTCACTAGGAAAATATAATTCTGTCCGTTTCATAAAACCCATAACTAGATTCATACATTCACGGGTTTGTTCTACAGACAAACATTCTTGATCACCACGACGAAATCCCCATTGAGTGCAACCATTAGTTATTTCTAACGCTCGCAATTTGCTAAATTTATCTAGAGCTTCATCAGAAAATTTTTCAAACTCTTCAATGCGATCTTCTATGAGCTTTTTAAACCTTGGAAAATCTTCTTCAAAAAAATCTTTTAGTTCTTCAATCTCTGTAAGCTTGTTCCAGTAAATTGTGCGTTGTATGTTCATGATTAAAAGCTGAATTATTTATTTATTCATTATATCGTTATTTTATTAATAAAACCCCTATCTCTTCAATTTAAGTCAAGAAATCGGGGTTCTAGATTAACTAACAACTAACTACTGAGGAAGTTCTTAAACTTTTGACAGTAGAAATCAAATGTTCGGCAACGGTGTCAATTTCCTCCATAGTATTAAATCGACCAATCCCAAACCGCACCGAAGCATAAGCCAACTTTTCCGAATTTCCTAAAGCAGTCAGCACATAGGAAGGTGCAACATTATTTGAAGAACAAGCAGAACCTGAAGAAACTGCCATAATTGGTTGTAAACCTAAAGAAAGTGCAGCACCATCTACACCCTCAATACTAATATTTAAGTTACCTGATAATCTTTTTTGAGGATGTCCATTTAAATGAATTCCTTCGATAGTAGATAACTTTTTCCACAATCTTAATCTTAATTCTGTCAATTGCTGATTTTCTGTTTCTTGTTCTGACAAAGCAATTTCTACAGCTTTACCAAACCCAACTATTTGCGGTGTATATAACGTACCAGAACGCAGCCCTCGTTCATGTCCTCCCCCATGTTGTTGGGAAATAAGTTTAACTCTAGGGTTGCGTCTGCGAACATATAAAGCACCTATACCCTTTGGTCCATATACTTTATGGGCTGTGAGAGACATTAAATCAATGTTCATCTCTTCCACATCTAAGGGAATTTTACCAATTGCTTGGGCTGCATCTGTATGAAAAACAATTTGACGTTGACGGCAAATTTCTCCAATTTCTGCTAAAGGTTGTAAAACCCCAATTTCATTATTTGCCGCCATCACAGATACTAAAATTGTATCATGTCGTAAAGCTTTTTCTAACTGATTTAAATCAATTAATCCATCTTTTTGCACAGGTAAAACTGTCAGACCAAAACCAAGGCTTTTTAAATATTCACAAGGGTCTAAAACTGCTTTATGTTCTGTTGCCACAGTCACAATGTGTTGACCTTTTTGGAAATAAGCTTCTGCTACACCTTTGATAGCTAAATTATTGGCTTCTGTTGCACCACTTGTAAAAACAATTTCTTCGGGGTTAGCATTAATGGCATTTGCTAAAATTCTCCGTGTTTGTTGAACAGCAGCTTCTGATTCCCAACCGTAAACATGACTAATACTAGCTGCATTACCAAACTTTTCGGTAAAATAGGGAATCATTGCGGCTAGTACCCTTTCATCAACTGGTGTAGTAGCGTGACAATCGAAATAGATAGGACGACTGGACATAGTTAATTCAACGTTAAATCAAAATTTGACTAGTTTTTTTAAGTCTTTGAGAACTTGATCAAGTTCATTTGTAAAAGATATGGATGACAATGTTATTTTATTAACATGACTGAGTGCTAAAAAGTTAAAATTACTTAACAGTTTTGCAATTAACGATAAGTTAACTGTAATAAAAGCGACAAAAGCCCCGGATAAAACTGGGGCAATTTTGGGGCAATTCTAAATAATGATAATTCATATACAAGAAATAAGGATTAAATTAACCCTTGGTCTTGCGAAATCTTGA contains the following coding sequences:
- a CDS encoding bifunctional 2-polyprenyl-6-hydroxyphenol methylase/3-demethylubiquinol 3-O-methyltransferase UbiG, whose protein sequence is MDKTSMSYSEVNKIIAQILEVKFQYEANLQTGTPSGNYFWYRKRKEVADLISKNIQLLSSINKDTPSHNFVDVGCGDGLDIFLIKQLFDNYSVKYHYLGLEGSPASYRICNLRKEYFNADNIDFKTVDITNSLPLDDGSVDLLYCSEVIEHILNPTGFLKELRRVIKTGGYFILTTPNEPNIFQKSYWLSNARSKTKALQNDLRDNPTKFLINGKEVPIYGHISCRTDTEWDQTLGETGFSLIDYRRGAIVYGGTPYHDQDLILGLKFLLESFLNILPKRLTRSISNQVVALYQATT
- a CDS encoding glycosyltransferase family 4 protein, with product MKILVLSWEFPPRIVGGIARHVAELYPELVKLGHEIHLITPEVTQASLYEVVEGIHVHRLPVSQGNDFFHWVVNLNESMGHHGGKLIMEEGGFDIIHAHDWLVGDAAIALKHTFKIPLIATIHATEYGRYNGIHNETQRYINDKENSLAYNAWRIIVCTEYMRLEVQRVLHSPSNKIDVIYNGIRPEKKQHHEDFHALDFRRQFADDHEKIVYYLGRMTYEKGVPVLLNAAPKVLWEMGGYVKFVIVGGGNTDHLKSQAWDLGIWDKCYFTGFLSDDYLDKFQTIADCAVFPSLYEPFGIVALESFASRVPVVVSDIGGFPEVVQHTKTGITTCVNNSDSLAWGILEVLKNPGYGQWLVDNAYEDLERRFSWPKLAKQTAVVYERVVRERSLHSLHPAQSSPIDW
- a CDS encoding cyanophycinase, encoding MTKAFPNIAKRWKNAKTMLLKMVNHIINHLTANLKRYFRDITTDVRPPAAKTGYKLPLLAGPVHNLGGGGPDVDDAIQWMINTVRGGSNSDHKVNVLVIRAAGDDDYNQLIYRMRGVNYVETLIISNRQEANRTDIFDKVRNAGVIFFAGGDQCEYIRNWKNTKLEVAVKSVYDKGGAIGGTSAGAMIQSEYIYDSCACEDSIESAEVLDDPYRNVTFTYNFFQWKYLRKTIIDTHFDERKRMGRIMVFIARQIQDGVSATALGIAISEETSLLVDKYGIAKVMGRGAAYFILGDHPPEVCQPGTPLTFHDYKIWRVPRGETFDLNKLPSKGYYLRSVKRGRFDSDPY
- a CDS encoding IscS subfamily cysteine desulfurase, coding for MSSRPIYFDCHATTPVDERVLAAMIPYFTEKFGNAASISHVYGWESEAAVQQTRRILANAINANPEEIVFTSGATEANNLAIKGVAEAYFQKGQHIVTVATEHKAVLDPCEYLKSLGFGLTVLPVQKDGLIDLNQLEKALRHDTILVSVMAANNEIGVLQPLAEIGEICRQRQIVFHTDAAQAIGKIPLDVEEMNIDLMSLTAHKVYGPKGIGALYVRRRNPRVKLISQQHGGGHERGLRSGTLYTPQIVGFGKAVEIALSEQETENQQLTELRLRLWKKLSTIEGIHLNGHPQKRLSGNLNISIEGVDGAALSLGLQPIMAVSSGSACSSNNVAPSYVLTALGNSEKLAYASVRFGIGRFNTMEEIDTVAEHLISTVKSLRTSSVVSC